AAACACAGCCTGTCTTGTAACATTAAAAGCTTCTGCTATTTCTGTTATAGTATTATCCTCCTCCAAATATGCTTCCAAATACTTCTTCTGTTTATCAGAAAAAAGATTTTTGTAATATATAAATAAAGTTGAGTATCTAATATATTCTTCTATTTCTTTCATTATTACATTTTACACTATTTCATATTTTTTTTCAATAAAATAAATAAACAAAGTGCCCCAAAATAGGACACTTCTTATATAAATTTTAGTATTTATGTTATAAAGACAAATCTTTTTTATCAAATCAAACTATTCCAAAAATATATAGAATTATTGATATAATTATTAAGATCCAAAAATCTTGTAAATATCGACTTCCTTCTAATATTTTCTGTGTTTTAAACAATATATTTAATGTAAAATATTTCATAAAATCTAAGTCTTGTGATAATTTAACAATTAAACTTACAACAAAAGATAATAAAGAAATACCTCCACCATATAGCAAACTATTTTTAGTACTATTAAACACACATGAAATACAAAACCTAATACTACTAATACATAAATGATAAAGGAAAACTACTCATTAAGTAGTATGAATTTATCTACATCTAATGTATCTGGTTGCTTTATATTTGCAAACCAAATTCCTATAATTGCAAAAAAGCACCACATAAATAATAAAGAAAGTAAT
The nucleotide sequence above comes from Pseudostreptobacillus hongkongensis. Encoded proteins:
- a CDS encoding DNA-binding protein, with translation MKEIEEYIRYSTLFIYYKNLFSDKQKKYLEAYLEEDNTITEIAEAFNVTRQAVFDNIKRGCKQLEKYEDLLGIMSRDERYLESLNKLKKNLSIENLNKLIEEFEEGVF